The DNA region TCCACTTGTCATGCACCGGCCAGGGCGCGGACTGCACGCCGGGCGCGAACTGCACTTCATAGGTGTAGCCCGCGGTGCTCCGCGGCGCCGAGACCGAGCCGACGATCGGAATGCTTCCGCTGGTCGGCAAGATCTCCCACCAACGCGGAGAGGTCATGTCTGCCTGCGGCGGAATCGCGCCGCGCTGAACCAGTCGAACGGCCCTATCGGCGTTCGCGCGCCCCCATCCCGTGATCTGGTCCCAATCCCGTGTCGTGACGTAGCGCACGGTATCGGGCAGCGAGGTCACGAAGTTGTTCGGCGGGAATGGCGCCGCCGGGTCCGAGAAGTTGATGTCGTCCGCCGACGCGCGGAAGATCTGCTTGGCCTCTTCGGAGGACAGCGGACGACCGGAAGCGTCGGGGGCGATGTCGCCCTTTTGCACCGCGTTACGCGCGGCTGAATACACCAGACCGGCGATGCCGGCCGAGTTCCCCGTTGCCCCCGACGAGCAAGACCCAGAGGCTACGGACATCCAGGTGTAGCCGCCCCAGTTGGTGCATCCGTTGAACGCGAGCCAAGTGCGCGGAACCTGCACCGGATCGATGCCCTGCATGACGCTATTCACGACCATCGTGTGGTTCAGCGCCGCAGGGTAGTTGTGGTGGCCGGCTTCTTCGTCGGCCTCACTCGCAACGATCAGCACTCCGTGGCTGTAGGCGTAGTCCGCGGCCGCCTGCGCGAATCCGGTGTGGTTCAGCGTGCCGAGCGCTTCCTGGATCAAGCTCACGCCGTTGTCGACCGCGTAAACAACACCCTCGGCCCAGTTGTTGATCTGCGCGATGAAGGAGTCGCCGACGCGCAACGGCATGAACATGCAGTTCGGGCACTGAGTATCGGCCTTCTCGATTTCGGCGCTGGAATCCCCGGCTTCGCCGGTCCCGTGCCCGTAGTCGGTGTCGTCGAAGGCATCGTTGTCGTGCTGGAAGAAGTCCCAGCCGGCGATGTCGTCGGCGTAGCCGTTGTCGTCCTGGTCGATCGAGTCCGAGAACGTGTGGATCAAATCGTCCGGAGTCAGATACGAACCGTTGTGCGGTGTCAGGCGCGAGTCGTGCTCATAGTCGGCGATGTTGAAGACGCCGTCGCCGTTGACGTCGTAGTCATGCAAGCCACCGTCGCCGCGCGCGTCGGAACACGTCCCGGCGCACGGAAGCGGAAGCTCGCCCATGTTCAGGTGCATCTTGTTGACGAGCGAAGGCCGGTCCCACAGGATCCCGGAGTCCATCACCGCGATGACGGTGTCGGGACGTCCGGTGGTGACTTCCCACGCAAGGTTCGTGCTCGAGCCCTCGACACCGAAAAGCTCTTGCGGGTTATTCGCAACCGTCGGGTCGTAGCTGGTGTCGCCCGGCTGCGGCGCGTAACTCGTCAGTTCCCAATCACCCTGGCAGTCGAAGTTCTGCGGCAGGTCGGAGTCCGGCGTCCGCGGGCACTCACCGTGATTGATGTGCAACCGCGTGTAGTCGTACGGATCACCGGGAACTACGGGGAACGGGAACGTCGCTCCTGCCGGCAGAAGCGAGGCGGCCGTAGCAATGACCGCGAGCAAGACGAGTACGCGTGTTTTCATCACGCAACGTTCTGCGTACGCCGCGCGGTTCCTTCTGGAGAATCCCCCGCACTTACCGACCTACGATTGCAGAACCCACCAAACCGTGACTCCTTCCCGCTGGTGTAGATTTGGCTGGCCGACCCACCAAAGGGAGACGAGCGTGGCGCGCGGATCGACCGGGAAGAACGATGAACTCCAAGCTATTCCTGGGGTCGGGCCCAGTCTTTCCAAGGATTTGCACGACCTCGGCGTGCGACAGGTTTCCGATCTGACGAAGCGCGACCCGCAGGTCATGTACGAGGATCTGTGTGATCTTCGCAACACGCATCAGGATCGGTGCGTCCTGTACGTCTTTCGGTGCGCGGTCTACTACGCGCGCAACTCCGATCGCGATCCGGAACTGCTCAAGTGGTGGAACTGGACCGACGCGCGCATGCAGGCGCGCGCCTAAGAACCCGAAGGTAGGCCCAGGTACTCCGCTGCGGACTCGACCGAACGCACAACGAGGCGGTCTGCTTTTTCGTAGAGGACTTGATCGGTCTCGTCGCTGGTGGTGTCGGGCGGCGGTTCGTAGCCGGGCGTGTGCGCGTGGGTTTCGATCGATAGATCGTCGCATGAGCGCGCCACAGTCGTGACCGGGTTGCAACGCGACGGCGCGCCGGGGGATGCGCTCAGGATCAACTCATCGGGGGCGTCCGTGCTCAGGAAGTGCGCGCCGGCCGCCTTTGCGACGTCGAACTCGGAGGGACTCACGAGGTCGCGAACCATGAAGCCCTGAGCGACGAGTCGCTGCATTCGACCGTACTTGTCTTCGCCGGCAAGGCGCGCGCCGTCGCGGCCGACGAACGCGGCGACCGCCTGCTCGGGCTCGGCCTGCACGAACATCGCGCGCCCAGCGAGACTCGTCCATCCATCGCTGTACGGCTCGGCGTGGTCGGAGCCGTCGAGCAGATACAGCACGTCGCCGCGCAAGGTGTCGAGCAGCGGCCACCCGTCGGTGGTGATGGAGTCGCGAAGGGTCTTTCCTGCCGTCGTAACGTCGTCGGGCGTGATCACTCGGCCGCCGTCGGCAAGTGCACCACCGAAAGCGTCGAAGAGCACGCGGTCGAGCTTGTCGTACTCCGCGGCCGTGAACGGTCGAGTAAATGGATCGCCGTTCTCGGGCAACTCGGTGTTCTTCGGCGGGCCGGCGTCCTTGGGCTCGATCAGGACCGCAATCGGGTGCGCGGTGGGATGAGCGTCGGACCAGGAACGAAGCAGCGCGAGGCATTCGGAGAGCAACTCACACGTCGTGCGGTCGTCGGCGAACCACGCGTGGTAGACCTCGAAGTCGTCGCGCGCCCAGTTGTAGTGAACGTCCAGTTCCACCTGGCGCACGTCCTGCTCCTCGAACTGGTTGGGAAGCGGCTTGCGCGAGTAATCCCACCCAAGCTGGTCCGCGTCGCGGCCGGGGAACTTCGGATCGCGGTGGTAGCTGTTGTGCGTGCCGCGCGCCTGCACATCGTTCAGCCGCAGCCCTTCCTGTGCCCCACCTTCCGCGCGCGCCGCGACACTCGCGAACGCAACCAGCACCAGCACCAGTGAGAAACCAAGTCTTCTGCTCATACCCAGATCGTATGGCAGCAAGCGCATATAGGACAAGGGGGACATTCCACGCGCCTGGGGATTGCCGGCCGCGCGCCTACAAGTGCGCGCGCAGCCACTTGGCCATGCGTGGCGCGGTCTGGCCGCAATACTCCAGCGGCAGCATGTGTCCGGCGCCGCCGAGGACGAACAACTCGGCCGACGAACCGGCGCGCGCCACGAGATCCTCTTGCCCTGCAAGTGGAACCACCATGTCCCGCTCCCCCGTGATCACGTACAGCGGTTTGCCCATGGCTTCGACCGCGGGCTTGTCGTCGGGCGTGAGGAAGAAGGAAACCAACGAGTCGACGGTGTACCAACGCACGGTGCGCGGGAACCGACGCCAGCGCCGCAAAATCGCAGGGTCTTCGAACATGTCGCCGGGCGAGTACACGGCCGATAGCGGCAGCGGGACCAGCGGCAGTTGGCGCGCGGCGCGGCGGCCGGAGTCGATCAACGAGGCGAGCGCGCGCCGGCGAAGGCGCAACTCGAACGTTCCCACTTGCCGCAGATCGGCGGCGGTGTGGCACGCGACGGCGCCAACCCGCTCATTGCCGAGTCCGGCGTAGAAAGCCACGAATCCGCCAAGGCCCGAGCCTGCCAAACCGACCGGTTGCCCGAATCGCTCGACGGCGAACCCGACTGCCTCGCCGGCGTTGGCGAGCGCGTCGTG from Actinomycetota bacterium includes:
- a CDS encoding helix-hairpin-helix domain-containing protein; its protein translation is MARGSTGKNDELQAIPGVGPSLSKDLHDLGVRQVSDLTKRDPQVMYEDLCDLRNTHQDRCVLYVFRCAVYYARNSDRDPELLKWWNWTDARMQARA
- a CDS encoding Ca2+-dependent phosphoinositide-specific phospholipase C; this translates as MSRRLGFSLVLVLVAFASVAARAEGGAQEGLRLNDVQARGTHNSYHRDPKFPGRDADQLGWDYSRKPLPNQFEEQDVRQVELDVHYNWARDDFEVYHAWFADDRTTCELLSECLALLRSWSDAHPTAHPIAVLIEPKDAGPPKNTELPENGDPFTRPFTAAEYDKLDRVLFDAFGGALADGGRVITPDDVTTAGKTLRDSITTDGWPLLDTLRGDVLYLLDGSDHAEPYSDGWTSLAGRAMFVQAEPEQAVAAFVGRDGARLAGEDKYGRMQRLVAQGFMVRDLVSPSEFDVAKAAGAHFLSTDAPDELILSASPGAPSRCNPVTTVARSCDDLSIETHAHTPGYEPPPDTTSDETDQVLYEKADRLVVRSVESAAEYLGLPSGS
- a CDS encoding alpha/beta fold hydrolase, with the translated sequence MKPAWVTCKNLALRLSVFEADRPSPTVVFLHGMGASSAMFSHLVPGVDFLEALRSEGLNVVAVDFQGHGMSDGRRGHLPFHDALANAGEAVGFAVERFGQPVGLAGSGLGGFVAFYAGLGNERVGAVACHTAADLRQVGTFELRLRRRALASLIDSGRRAARQLPLVPLPLSAVYSPGDMFEDPAILRRWRRFPRTVRWYTVDSLVSFFLTPDDKPAVEAMGKPLYVITGERDMVVPLAGQEDLVARAGSSAELFVLGGAGHMLPLEYCGQTAPRMAKWLRAHL